A portion of the Melitaea cinxia chromosome 1, ilMelCinx1.1, whole genome shotgun sequence genome contains these proteins:
- the LOC123670501 gene encoding mitotic spindle assembly checkpoint protein MAD2B codes for MNMDNCFVDITVEFLAVTFHSILYYTSTYPKSIFETKKKYNIVVYRSIHPEVNQYIDLCLKTIAECLRSGRLKRLEFAITDNSYKPVLKFVFDFEHISDFDETSDAYLIKTEQNLRAFCLKLAAVRHKFTNLPEDASFTIYIHTNESAAVALASDPNLEEFPLVEVDEKYEESDKILPIRRFSVRNCNIDTYIEFSR; via the coding sequence atGAATATGGATAACTGTTTTGTAGATATAACTGTGGAATTTTTAGCAGTCACTTttcatagtattttatattatacttcaaCGTACCCGAAGAGTATTTTTGAAACTAAGAAAAAGTATAACATCGTTGTTTACCGGTCCATACACCCTGAGGTCAACCAGTACAttgatttatgtttaaaaactaTAGCAGAATGTTTAAGAAGTGGGCGATTAAAACGATTAGAATTCGCTATAACAGACAATAGTTACAAACcagtattaaaatttgttttcgaCTTTGAACATATAAGTGATTTTGATGAAACTTCTGacgcatatttaattaaaactgaaCAGAATTTACGCGCGTTTTGCTTAAAATTGGCGGCAGTCCGCCACAAATTTACAAATTTGCCCGAGGATGCaagttttactatttatatccaCACAAATGAGTCTGCAGCTGTTGCTTTGGCTTCCGATCCTAATCTTGAAGAGTTTCCATTAGTTGAAGTAGATGAAAAGTATGAAGAATCTGATAAAATACTTCCTATAAGAAGGTTTTCTGTGAGAAATTGTAATATAGATACATACATTGAGTTTTCAAGATAG